One window of Corynebacterium sp. P3-F1 genomic DNA carries:
- the dnaJ gene encoding molecular chaperone DnaJ: MARDYYGILGVDQGATDAEIKKAYRRLARKYHPDVNDTEEAAEKFREISVAQEVLLDPRKRSIVDRGGDPMEQGQAAGGGASGFGFGDIFEAFFGEGGGASGRGPRSRVQPGNDALLRTTITLAEAFSGTRKDVTVDTAVICEHCHGTGSESESKPVTCDECGGQGQVQQVQQSFLGNIMTTTSCPKCSGFGEIITDPCQKCGSQGRVRSRRDISVKIPAGIVSGMRIRMAGQGEVGHGGGPAGDLYVEVETEPHPVFVREGDNLHLKVNVPMYDAALGTAVEVENLAGGATAIDIPAGTQPEEEIVLKGEGMPRLRREGAGDMVAHVQIVVPTDLTKEQRRGLEELRDSHEGAAFVEEEAGQDEGFFSRLRDRFRR; this comes from the coding sequence ATGGCTCGCGATTACTACGGAATCCTCGGGGTGGACCAAGGGGCCACCGACGCCGAGATCAAAAAGGCGTACCGGCGTCTGGCGCGCAAGTACCACCCGGACGTGAACGACACGGAAGAGGCCGCGGAGAAATTCCGCGAAATCTCTGTGGCGCAGGAAGTCCTGCTGGATCCCCGCAAGCGCAGCATTGTCGACCGCGGCGGCGACCCGATGGAACAGGGCCAGGCAGCTGGCGGCGGTGCAAGCGGGTTTGGCTTCGGGGACATCTTCGAGGCCTTCTTCGGGGAAGGCGGTGGAGCTTCCGGCCGCGGCCCCCGGTCCCGTGTGCAGCCGGGCAACGACGCGCTGCTGCGCACGACGATCACGTTGGCCGAGGCGTTCTCCGGAACCCGGAAAGATGTCACCGTCGATACCGCGGTGATTTGCGAGCACTGCCACGGCACCGGTTCCGAGTCCGAGTCCAAGCCGGTCACGTGCGACGAGTGCGGCGGTCAGGGCCAGGTGCAGCAGGTGCAGCAGTCGTTCTTGGGCAACATCATGACCACGACGTCGTGCCCGAAGTGCTCCGGCTTCGGCGAGATCATCACTGATCCGTGCCAGAAGTGTGGCAGCCAGGGACGCGTGCGTTCGCGCCGAGACATTTCCGTGAAGATCCCGGCGGGCATTGTCAGCGGCATGCGCATCCGCATGGCCGGCCAGGGCGAGGTCGGCCACGGCGGCGGCCCGGCAGGCGACCTGTACGTCGAGGTAGAGACGGAGCCGCACCCGGTGTTCGTCCGCGAAGGGGACAACCTGCACCTGAAGGTGAACGTGCCGATGTACGACGCGGCGCTGGGGACGGCCGTCGAGGTGGAGAACCTGGCGGGAGGCGCAACCGCCATCGACATTCCTGCCGGAACCCAGCCGGAGGAAGAAATCGTGCTCAAAGGCGAGGGCATGCCGCGTCTGCGCCGCGAGGGTGCCGGCGACATGGTCGCTCACGTCCAGATCGTCGTTCCCACCGACCTGACCAAAGAGCAGCGCCGCGGCCTGGAGGAGCTGCGCGACAGCCACGAGGGCGCTGCATTCGTCGAGGAGGAAGCCGGCCAGGACGAGGGCTTCTTCTCCCGTCTGCGCGACCGCTTCCGTCGCTAA